The genomic stretch TTAACATCAAGTAATATTCCTGTAGTAGCTCATTTGGGATTGACTCCTCAATCTGTAGGTATTTTAGGCGGATATAAAGTGCAAGGGAAGGATCATCAGGCAGCTAAACAACTACTTGAAGATGCTAAAAGCTGTGAAGAAGCTGGTGCAATCGCATTAGTGCTTGAATGTATTCCTACTCAATTGGCAGAGCAAGTAACGAAGGTAATAAACATACCGACAATAGGTATTGGTGCAGGAAGAACGACAGATGGACAGGTACTTGTTTATCATGATGTGATCGGTTATGGAGTTGAAAGAGTACCAAAGTTTGTAAAGCAGTATACAACGGTTAATAATGACATAAAAACAGCTTTAGAAGGTTTTGTTGCAGAAGTGAAAGATCGTAAGTTCCCAGAGAAAGGGCATTCTTTTCATATGAAAGAAGAAGAACTGGAAGCACTTTACGGGGGAGCTAAAGCATGATCGTCATTAGCAAAATATTAGATATGCAAACAATGATTAAAGAGTATCGGCAAAAAGGCATGAGTATAGGTTTTGTGCCAACGATGGGATTTTTACACGAAGGACATATCTCTTTAATGAAACATGCTCGTCCCCAAAATGATATTGTTGTGGCTAGCATTTTTGTAAACCCTTTGCAATTTGGTCCAAATGAAGATTTTGATTCATATCCACGTGATATAGATAGAGATGAAAAAATGGCAAGTGATGCGCAAGTTGACATATTGTTTTATCCTGATGTTCATGAAATGTATAATTCAGCAATGTCAACTACTGTCGTTGTGAACGATCGTGTCAATGTTCTTTGTGGAAAATCGAGACCTGGACATTTTGATGGAGTGGCAACTGTCTTAACAAAATTATTTAATATTGTGAGCCCTGATAATGTATACTTCGGTATGAAAGATGCTCAACAGGTTGCTGTTGTTGATGGTTTAATTAAAGATTTTAACTTTCCAATTAACATAGTTCCCATTGAAACTGTTCGAGAAGCAAACGGTTTAGCAAAAAGTTCTCGAAATGTCAGGCTAACTAATATAGAGAGACAACAAGCACCATATTTATATAAAAGCTTACAACTAGCTAAAGAACGAATTAAGCTAGGTGAAAAAGACCCAAATACAATTATTGCCTTAATTACTGATTATATTGACACACATACTGATGGAAATATTGATTATGTAGAATTGTATTCCTATCCTAAATTAACTGCCTTATCTAAAATTAGTGGCAACATCATTATAGCAATCGCAGTTAAGTTTACAGAGGTAAGGTTGATTGATAATATTACTATGGAAGTTTGTAAGGAGGAATAACAATGTACCGTACAATGATGAATGCAAAAATACATCGCGCCCGAGTAACAGAGGCAAACTTAAATTATGTTGGAAGTATAACAATTGATCAAGACATTCTTGACGCAGTTGGTATGATTGCAAATGAAAAAGTTCAAATTGTTAATAATAATAATGGAGCTAGAATAGAAACATATATTATTCCAGGTGAAAGAGGTAGTGGAGTTATATGTTTAAATGGTGCTGCGGCTAGGCTTGTACAGCAAGATGATATCGTTATTATAATTTCGTATAAATTGATCAATGAGGCTGATTTATCAGAACATCAACCAAAAATTGCAATTATGGATGAAAATAATCAGATAACTGAACTTATAGGCAAAGAGCCAGCAAGAACAGTTATGTAAGTATAAAAGCCCTCTATTGATGAGGGTTTTCATGTATAAGTAAGTTTTTGTTCAAAGAGGTGACCACCCTTGAACAATATTGAGGTGTTATAGATGTACTCTCGTTTTGTAGTCATAGATATAGAAACAACTGGAAATGCAGTTAAAAGTAATGACAAAATTATTCAAATTGCGGCTGTGGTCATTGAAGATGGACAAATCATTGACCGCTTTTCCAGTTTTGTAAATCCCAATCGTGAAATTCCTACTTTTATAAGTGAACTTACTGGTATTACTAATTTAATGGTAAAAGATGCTCCAACGTTCTCCAAGATAGCACCTATAATTATTAAGATGCTTGAAAATTCTTATTTTGTAGCTCACAATGTTCCGTTTGATTTAACGTTTTTGCAAGAAGAAATGAAGTCACATGGGTTTAGTGAACTAACTAATCCATCCTTAGATACTGTTGAGTTAGCTAGGATATTGTATCCAACTAAAGATAGTTACAAATTGTCAGATCTTTCAGCTGATTTTGTAGTTGAACATCTGCAGCCTCATCGTGCTGACAGCGACGCTGAAGTGACAGCTATGCTGTTTTTGGAACTAATTCATAAATTAAACTCCCTGCCGTTAGTGACATTAGAAGCGTTAAAAAAGCATGCTGTTTATTTGAAAAGTGATGTTATTGGAATTATTGCACATGTGATAGAACATAATCATTTGCTAGGAGAAGAAGTACAGACGGGTCTGACTATCGTTCGGGGGCTTGCGATAAGAACGCATAGTAATTTGAATCGGAGTGACAACCTACAACAACAAGCATTTGGACAATTAAAAAATGATCTTCCATCATTATTGAAGAAGCATATTGTAAATTTCGAGCTTCGTGAAGGTCAACTACATATGATGGATGTTGTTGATAAAGCATTACAAACGAATCAACATGCCATCATTGAAGCTGGAACGGGCTCTGGCAAAACACTTGCATATTTACTACCTGCAGCTCTTTTTGCCATAACTAAAAATAAGCCAATTATTATAAGTACGTATACCGTCCAACTTCAAGAGCAGCTAGTTGACAATGAAATAAAGATATTGAGGGACATGTTAGATGTGCCACTGAAAATAGCTGTATTAAAAGGTAAACGACATTATATGAATTTGTGGAAATTTGAACGCAGTTTAGCATATTTGGATAGTAATTATGATGTGATTTTGACAAAATGTCAAATACTTGTTTGGTTGTTAGAAACGACAACAGGTGATGTAGATGAACTGAATCTTACCTCTGGTGGTTTGTTATTTTGGGACGAAATAAATGAAAATTCGCATACATTGTTGAACAATAACAATCCTTGGAAGTCTTATGAATTTTATCATAAAGCACGAAATGAAGCTCACCAGGCAGATGTTATAATAACAAATCACTCGCTATTATTGACGGATTTACAAGCTGAACAAAGTTCTTTATTACCAGACTATGATGTGGCAATTATCGATGAGGCACATCAATTAGAGCGGATTGCTAGTGAATGTTTTGGAGATTATATTAATTATAATTACTTCGTCTTTTTATTTGCAAAGATTGGCTCACTTGACCAACCTAGCCTACTTTCGAACGCTTTTCACGTATTTAGCGACAAACATTTAAGCGTAGATTCATTTCGGATTATCGATCATCTAATTAAAAACCTAAAGGCTGAAGTTGATGATTTATTTAGAATGCTACGAGCAATCATCCTTAAAAATAACAACGATGGTCAAGCGTATCGTTCACAATATAGATTTAATGTTAGTGCAGAATATGGAAGAGAGTGGAAAGCGTCACTTGAGTTGGTCAGGAGAGTAAGGATGCAAATGATTGAGCTTGTGAGTACAATGCAAACTCAATATATAGCAATTAAATCCATTGAACACAAGTTATCTGTCCATGATAAACGTGAAATCGATTTATTCTTTTCTTTTATAGAAAAATTTAATCATACTCAACAAGTATTAGAATCAATACTATTAGTTGATAATCAAGAGTCAGTTTCATGGATGGAGACAGATACAAAAGGGGCTCAAAACGCGGTAAAGCTATATACACAGCCAATTGATGTTTCAGATCTATTAGCTGATGAGTTTTTTTCTAAAAAGCACAGCGTAATTTTAACATCAGCTACTTTAAATGGCCATGAGTCCTTTAAGCATATAATTAACCAACTTGGCCTTGAGGACTTTTATCCGTTAACTGAATTTGTACCATCGCCTTTTGCATATGAGAAGCAAGCTCTACTATGCATACCAAATGATGTTCCGCTTATTAAAGAGACTTCTATAGAAGATTATATAGCTAACATTGCAAATCATATTGTAGCAATTGCGAACAAATTACAAGGTAGAATGTTACTGTTATTTACTTCTTATGACATGGTTAGAGAAATGTATAGCCAACTGAAGGTGAAAACTGAATTAGATGACTTTGTCATTTTAGCACAAGGTTCTAGCAGTTCTAGCCGGTCAAAGCTTTCCAAAACGTTTCAAGAAATATCCAAATCAATTTTACTTGGTACATCAAGTTTTTGGGAAGGGGTTGATTTAGTAGGAGAACAGTTAGCTAGCGTTGGTATCATAAGACTACCTTTTTCATCACCTGATGATCCCATTTCAGCAGCAAAAAATGAAAAAATACGTATTAATGGTGGTAATCCGTTTACAGAATTAGCATTGCCAGATGCTATTTTCCGCTTCAAACAGGGGGTTGGAAGATTAATAAGACATAAAAGCGATAAAGGGATAATATTTGTGTTTGATCGCCGTCTTACAACAACATCCTATGGTAAACAATTTTTAGCAGCTGTACCAACAATCCCAGTTATTGAAGATTCAATTGATCGGTTACTTTATATAATTGAAGAGTGGCATTAGGATAGCTGTAGTTGTGGAGGGATAGTAGTGTTACACTTTTCTAAATGTTTGACAATTTGGTTCGGGTTGTCCTTTATAGGAAATTTGTTGCAACCACAGCAGCCGGTTGATATAGCAAAAGTGAATTTAAAGCTAACACAGGACGATATTGCAATCACTTTTTTTGACCTGTCATCTGGAGAAGCCACACTCATTCAAGATGCTAAAGGCAATACGATTTTGATTAATTGTGGTGGTCCAAGAACCCAGAGTGAAATGGAAATGATGTTTCAATTGTATGATATTAAGAAGCTTGACACGGTCATTATTACAAAAGATGATATTCAATACGATACGAATATTGATTGGATTATACAAAATATCCCAGTCGAGAAAGTTGTGTTAGCTTCTAATAACGAACACCCCTATCCATTTTTAGAGGATATAAAAATAGAAAAGTGGAAAAATCAAGATGCTTATCAAGTATTCAATAATGTCGAAATTAAGGTTGAAAATGAAAATATAGGACAGACAGATGGCGCTCTCGATTTATCAATATTTCTTAAAAGCCACCACATTTTGTATATGACAAATGCAGGAAAATCAATTGAGGAAAAATTGTTAGCACAACTGGAAACAGAAGTCGATATTTTAAAGGTTGGTGACTTTGGAGCTGAAGGTGGTACAACTTCATTTTTTTTAGAAAAAATTGACCCGAAAGTTGCCATCATTTTTCAGAACAAAAATAACAAGCCAAATCAGGAAGTGCTGGAAAGGTTATATGATTCTTGGATCGATATTTATTTAACGAAACAAGTCGGGAATATTTCCATTAAATATAGTGATGATCAATATGAAATTATTCCAATTGAAGTGAATAAGCAGGAATAAAACTGTGTTAAATACACGGTGTTTCGTATTGATTTTTTTCTATCGTTCTTGACATTCTTCACCGAAGATAAACATATAAAACCACTTTTTACAATACTAATTTGGTAACAATATCAACAATGCTTCCGACAGTCTGTAGGCACATTAGTTGTTGCTTTTCGCAAAAATTTTTCTCTGTACACTATAAAAATTCTACATACACATCAGTTACTGAAGCAACAAAATTCACGTAAAGATTGGAAATAAAAAACCTGTAACATCATATGTGTACAGGTCAACGGTGTGGGATAGGGTGTATTTTTTATAAAAAGGCTGTTATTCGCATTTGATTGTTGCTTTTCGTACTAAGAAATAAGTACGTATAAACCAAGTGTTAGTAGGTCAATTGTAGATATTTATTTGTTGCTGGTCGAAGTTAAGCTCATTTCAACAAAGTTTCCGAAAAGAGCCTTATAAAAAGAGCTGTGGAACCCTCTTATCATATTTGTTATCAATTTATTGAATACAGCTGTTATAATTGATATTGATTACTCTCACTTACTTTGTGAGTACTTTTATTTTTACCTTAGTTCCTAACAATATAAGTAACAAAATTTGTTCACAAAATAGGAGGACTCTATTGCATGGAAAGTAAAATTGAAGTATTATCTACTTTAAAGATTGCACATTCTTCTGATTTATACAAAATTGTCGATAATTTAAATCGTACTTTAAAAGGACAAGATTTAATGTTTGGACTAGCTTTAGATGAAAATGATGAAAAAACAGCAGTTTTTACCATTTATCGTACGTAATAAAAAGGACTTTATCATGATGAAAAAAAGGATTATCCCAATATCTGTTATTAGCATTATTATTTTATTCATATTAATTGGATATTTGTATTTAAGTGCAATGAAGCCCATTGAAATCGCTGAAGATATAGCAATTAACATAGCTAAAAAGGAAGCACAAATGCAAACTATTCAAAAAGTATATACATATCATGGAACAGAAGCATATTCTGTTGTGCTTGGTGAAGATCAGTCAGAGCAAGTGATAGCAGTTTTTATCCCAGAGGATGTTAAAAAACCTATTGTTATTAAAAACCAAGCAGATGGCACAACAGAACAACAAATCATTGACATGGTTAACAAAGAACAAAATCCAAAAAAAATCATATCAGTAACGTTAGGGATGGATGGAAATATACCAATTTGGGAAACGGTTTATATTGATCATCAAAACCGATACGTTTATCATTACTCTTATTTTGAATCAGGCACTAAACGCAAAAGGTATATAATATCCTAAACAATCAAGGAGGAACTGACATGAAATTGGCACATCGAGTATCTTCATTAACACCTTCAACAACATTGGCTATTACTGCTACTGCAAAAGAACTTAAGGAACAAGGGCATGACGTAATAGGGTTAGGAGCTGGTGAACCAGATTTCAATACTCCACAGCATATTATTGATGCATCTATTACAGCAATGAATGAAGGTAAAACTAAATACACACCATCTGGTGGCCTCCCAACTTTAAAGAAAGAAATATGTGAAAAATTTAGTAAAGATCAGGGGATTCATTATGATTTATCTGAAATAATTGTATGTACTGGTGCGAAACACGCACTTTATACACTATTTCAAGTCCTTCTTAATGAGGGTGACGAAGTAATTATACCTTCTCCATATTGGGTGAGCTATCCTGAGCAAGTAAAATTAGCAGATGGACATCCTGTGTTTGTAAAGGGTGAAGAAGAGAATGAGTTTAAAATTACTGGTGAACAACTTAAGGGAGCAATTACAGAACGTACTAAAGCCATTATTATTAATTCTCCAAGTAATCCTACTGGGATGTTATATAGTAAGGAAGAATTAGCAGAGCTAGGTGAAATATGTTTACAACATAACATCTTAATTATTTCTGATGAAATTTATGAAAAGCTCGTATACGGCAATAGTGCGCACGTTTCGATTGCTCAAATATCTCCACAATTAAAAGAGCAGACGATTATTATCAATGGTGTATCAAAATCACATTCAATGACTGGATGGAGAATTGGGTATGCTGCAGGTAATAAAGAAATTATTAAAGCAATGACGAATCTTGCAAGTCACAGTACATCTAACCCAACGTCAATTGCACAATATGCCACTCTTGCTGCATATAATGGCTCTCAACAGCCTGTTGAAGATATGCGTGTAGCGTTTGAAGAACGTTTGAATATTATTTATGAAAAATTGATTCAAATTCCGGGCTTCACTTGTATTAAACCTAAAGGGGCATTTTACCTTTTTCCTAATGCTAAGGAAGCAGCTAAATTAGCAGGTTTAAAAGACGTAGATGAATTAGCTAAAGCTCTTTTGGAAGAAGAAAAAGTTGCAATCATTCCAGGGTCAGGTTTCGGAGCTCCTGACAATTTACGACTTTCATACGCAACATCACTTGATCAATTAGAAAAAGCAATTGAAAGAATTAATCATTTTATGAAAGTGCAATGTCATGCATAATGATTTCTAATAAGGACCTCGAAATATAAGACCTTGTTAAACATTTATACTTAACATATAAGGAATTAATATATTTATTTTATTTTTTAAACGAGAAGCTTATGCTGGTGTTAAAACTGAGGAATGAGGATATATTTGAATTTTTTTTAAAATGCAGTAGTATAGCTGTTATTTTAGTAGAACGAAAAGCAACAAATCATTTGAAAACAGCGAAATAAAAAGGGTTTGACTCAAAAAGCGTGTTAGTTTGTACTTTATCAATGTATTGTGCAAATAATAACGAGTCAGGCCCTTTTTTTGGAGAACCAGCCAATCTTATCCTGGTTGTGTAAGGGCCGAAAAGGCATTGTCTTATTGTCTAGACTTCAATGCAAAGTTGCTTTAGACTCTTATGTGCTATGAGCTATTAACAGTGGCAATCACGCTTTTCTGCCTTGCAACAATTTTTGTCGAAATGTATAATGTAATTTGGATACATATAAAAAGAGGCAAGCAACTAGTTTACCTCTGCAAATGGATGTATTGTATTTTGGAGGGAATTTTATAGTGAAAACGACAATTACTGAAGTAAGTAAGTATGTTGGACAAGAGGTAACCATTGGAGCTTGGTTAGCTAACAAACGTTCAAGTGGAAAAATCGCTTTTCTACAGTTAAGAGATGGCACAGGATTCATTCAAGGGGTTGTAGTTAAGGCTGAAGTTGAAGAAGAAGTATTTAAGCTTGCTAAATCAATCACACAAGAAACTTCATTGTTTGTAACAGGTACGGTTCAAGAAGATGAACGGTCACCTTTTGGATATGAATTAACAGTAACAAATATTAAAGTGATAAGTGAATCGGTTGACTACCCGATAACACCTAAAAAGCATGGTACAGAATTTTTAATGGACAATCGTCATTTGTGGATACGCTCGAAACGACAGCATGCAGTTATGAAAATACGTAATGAAATCATTCGTGCAACGTATGAATTTTTCAATAACAATGGCTTTGTCAAAGTAGATCCACCAATTTTAACAGGAAGTGCTCCTGAGGGGACAACGGAATTATTCCATACTAAATATTTTGAAGAGGATGCTTATCTATCCCAAAGTGGTCAATTATATATGGAGGCTGCTGCGATGGCTTTAGGAAAAGTATTTTCTTTTGGCCCTACTTTCCGTGCAGAAAAGTCTAAGACTCGTCGTCATCTAATCGAATTTTGGATGATTGAACCGGAAATGGCATTCTACGAGTTTGAAGATAATTTACAAGTACAAGAACAATATGTAGCCTATATCGTTCAAGCAGTGTTGAAAAATTGTGCACTTGAATTGAAAATTTTAGGGAGAGAAACTGAAACACTTAGCAAAATTACAGCACCATTCCCACGTATTACGTATGATGATGCAATTAAGTTTTTACACGACAAGGGCTTTGACGATATTGAATGGGGAGATGATTTTGGTTCTCCTCATGAAACTGCAATTGCAGAAAGTTTTGACAAACCAGTATTTATAACACACTACCCGACAGCATTAAAACCATTTTATATGCAGCCAGATCCTAATCGTGACGATGTTGTGTTATGTGCTGATTTAATTGCTCCAGAAGGATATGGTGAGATTATTGGTGGCTCTGAACGCATACATGATGCTGAATTATTAGCTCAACGTATGAAAGAGCATGATTTATCTCCAGAAGCTTATCAATGGTATTTAGATTTACGTCAATACGGTTCGGTTCCTCATTCTGGATTTGGTTTAGGATTAGAAAGAACAGTAGCATGGCTTAGTGGTGTTGAGCATGTACGTGAAACAATACCATTCCCACGTTTATTAAATCGTCTATATCCTTAATTCGTGTTTGCTTTTTAATGTTTCCAGCTCCCACCTCAATAGGTGGGAGCTTTAAATGGGCTAAAGTCTTCGCCAAAAATTTAGAGTGAAGATTTCATTGTAATAAATGGTATTCATAAATAATTAAGTTGAAATATAAACTATAATGATTATGTTTGTCTGTCATTTGCAATTTAGCATATAATGTCTGACAAATTCCCTTAGAGGGTGACTCTGAAGGATCTAACTTACATTTCATCAAATATTTAAGGAAAAATCTCCTTATTGCAAGAAATTGTATGTCAGATCGTTTTCTTTTGAGACATCCTTTTTGTATATATATGATGAACTGTGAAATGGTTTGTATACGGTCATCACGTTTTCTTGTTCATGTTATACTAAGGACGAGGTGTCATAAATGATAAGTAAAGATAAAATGCTTGACTGGCTTGACCAAGGCAGTATCTCTATCCCAAAATTGCTGTTACAAAACTACGTACAGATTGGTCTTAATGAACAGGAACTTATGTTAATTTTACATGTATATTCTTTTATAGAACAAGGAAACAAATTTCCTACTCCAAATGAATTAGCTATTAGAATGACACTTTCAACAGAAGAGTGCACGGATATATTACGATTGTTATTAAAAAGATCGTATATTCGTATTGAAGAAGGCAGTGATGAACATGGAAAAATTAATGAGCAGTATTCATTGCAACCATTGTGGGAAAAAGTTTTAATGAGCTTTGTATCAGAGACTGCAGTCGAAGAACCTAGCCAAGAAGATATAAATTTATATGTGATGTTTGAAGAAGAGTTTGGTCGACCTTTATCCCCATTCGAAGGTGAAACATTATCTATGTGGCTTGATCAGGATCAATATAATCCAATCATTATAAAGACAGCATTGCGTGAAGCAGTACTATCAGGAAAATTAAATTTTAGATATATTGATCGCATTTTATTTGAGTGGAAAAAGAATGGGATAAAAACTGTTGAACAAGCTCAAAGTTACGGTAAAAATATTCGTAAGCATCAACAAAAACGTTC from Cytobacillus sp. IB215665 encodes the following:
- a CDS encoding DUF5590 domain-containing protein, which translates into the protein MKKRIIPISVISIIILFILIGYLYLSAMKPIEIAEDIAINIAKKEAQMQTIQKVYTYHGTEAYSVVLGEDQSEQVIAVFIPEDVKKPIVIKNQADGTTEQQIIDMVNKEQNPKKIISVTLGMDGNIPIWETVYIDHQNRYVYHYSYFESGTKRKRYIIS
- the panD gene encoding aspartate 1-decarboxylase → MYRTMMNAKIHRARVTEANLNYVGSITIDQDILDAVGMIANEKVQIVNNNNGARIETYIIPGERGSGVICLNGAAARLVQQDDIVIIISYKLINEADLSEHQPKIAIMDENNQITELIGKEPARTVM
- a CDS encoding YpmA family protein; amino-acid sequence: MESKIEVLSTLKIAHSSDLYKIVDNLNRTLKGQDLMFGLALDENDEKTAVFTIYRT
- the dinG gene encoding ATP-dependent DNA helicase DinG, with protein sequence MYSRFVVIDIETTGNAVKSNDKIIQIAAVVIEDGQIIDRFSSFVNPNREIPTFISELTGITNLMVKDAPTFSKIAPIIIKMLENSYFVAHNVPFDLTFLQEEMKSHGFSELTNPSLDTVELARILYPTKDSYKLSDLSADFVVEHLQPHRADSDAEVTAMLFLELIHKLNSLPLVTLEALKKHAVYLKSDVIGIIAHVIEHNHLLGEEVQTGLTIVRGLAIRTHSNLNRSDNLQQQAFGQLKNDLPSLLKKHIVNFELREGQLHMMDVVDKALQTNQHAIIEAGTGSGKTLAYLLPAALFAITKNKPIIISTYTVQLQEQLVDNEIKILRDMLDVPLKIAVLKGKRHYMNLWKFERSLAYLDSNYDVILTKCQILVWLLETTTGDVDELNLTSGGLLFWDEINENSHTLLNNNNPWKSYEFYHKARNEAHQADVIITNHSLLLTDLQAEQSSLLPDYDVAIIDEAHQLERIASECFGDYINYNYFVFLFAKIGSLDQPSLLSNAFHVFSDKHLSVDSFRIIDHLIKNLKAEVDDLFRMLRAIILKNNNDGQAYRSQYRFNVSAEYGREWKASLELVRRVRMQMIELVSTMQTQYIAIKSIEHKLSVHDKREIDLFFSFIEKFNHTQQVLESILLVDNQESVSWMETDTKGAQNAVKLYTQPIDVSDLLADEFFSKKHSVILTSATLNGHESFKHIINQLGLEDFYPLTEFVPSPFAYEKQALLCIPNDVPLIKETSIEDYIANIANHIVAIANKLQGRMLLLFTSYDMVREMYSQLKVKTELDDFVILAQGSSSSSRSKLSKTFQEISKSILLGTSSFWEGVDLVGEQLASVGIIRLPFSSPDDPISAAKNEKIRINGGNPFTELALPDAIFRFKQGVGRLIRHKSDKGIIFVFDRRLTTTSYGKQFLAAVPTIPVIEDSIDRLLYIIEEWH
- a CDS encoding pyridoxal phosphate-dependent aminotransferase, which produces MKLAHRVSSLTPSTTLAITATAKELKEQGHDVIGLGAGEPDFNTPQHIIDASITAMNEGKTKYTPSGGLPTLKKEICEKFSKDQGIHYDLSEIIVCTGAKHALYTLFQVLLNEGDEVIIPSPYWVSYPEQVKLADGHPVFVKGEEENEFKITGEQLKGAITERTKAIIINSPSNPTGMLYSKEELAELGEICLQHNILIISDEIYEKLVYGNSAHVSIAQISPQLKEQTIIINGVSKSHSMTGWRIGYAAGNKEIIKAMTNLASHSTSNPTSIAQYATLAAYNGSQQPVEDMRVAFEERLNIIYEKLIQIPGFTCIKPKGAFYLFPNAKEAAKLAGLKDVDELAKALLEEEKVAIIPGSGFGAPDNLRLSYATSLDQLEKAIERINHFMKVQCHA
- the panC gene encoding pantoate--beta-alanine ligase, coding for MIVISKILDMQTMIKEYRQKGMSIGFVPTMGFLHEGHISLMKHARPQNDIVVASIFVNPLQFGPNEDFDSYPRDIDRDEKMASDAQVDILFYPDVHEMYNSAMSTTVVVNDRVNVLCGKSRPGHFDGVATVLTKLFNIVSPDNVYFGMKDAQQVAVVDGLIKDFNFPINIVPIETVREANGLAKSSRNVRLTNIERQQAPYLYKSLQLAKERIKLGEKDPNTIIALITDYIDTHTDGNIDYVELYSYPKLTALSKISGNIIIAIAVKFTEVRLIDNITMEVCKEE
- the asnS gene encoding asparagine--tRNA ligase, translated to MKTTITEVSKYVGQEVTIGAWLANKRSSGKIAFLQLRDGTGFIQGVVVKAEVEEEVFKLAKSITQETSLFVTGTVQEDERSPFGYELTVTNIKVISESVDYPITPKKHGTEFLMDNRHLWIRSKRQHAVMKIRNEIIRATYEFFNNNGFVKVDPPILTGSAPEGTTELFHTKYFEEDAYLSQSGQLYMEAAAMALGKVFSFGPTFRAEKSKTRRHLIEFWMIEPEMAFYEFEDNLQVQEQYVAYIVQAVLKNCALELKILGRETETLSKITAPFPRITYDDAIKFLHDKGFDDIEWGDDFGSPHETAIAESFDKPVFITHYPTALKPFYMQPDPNRDDVVLCADLIAPEGYGEIIGGSERIHDAELLAQRMKEHDLSPEAYQWYLDLRQYGSVPHSGFGLGLERTVAWLSGVEHVRETIPFPRLLNRLYP
- the panB gene encoding 3-methyl-2-oxobutanoate hydroxymethyltransferase, yielding MKQVPNFSQMKQENDPIIMLTAYDYPSAKHAEEANVDMILVGDSLGMVVLGYESTIPVTVDDMVHHTKAVKRGAQDTFIVTDMPFMSYQISKEETLRNAQRIIQEAGAHAVKVEGAGDVLDMMKILTSSNIPVVAHLGLTPQSVGILGGYKVQGKDHQAAKQLLEDAKSCEEAGAIALVLECIPTQLAEQVTKVINIPTIGIGAGRTTDGQVLVYHDVIGYGVERVPKFVKQYTTVNNDIKTALEGFVAEVKDRKFPEKGHSFHMKEEELEALYGGAKA
- a CDS encoding DnaD domain-containing protein encodes the protein MSKDKMLDWLDQGSISIPKLLLQNYVQIGLNEQELMLILHVYSFIEQGNKFPTPNELAIRMTLSTEECTDILRLLLKRSYIRIEEGSDEHGKINEQYSLQPLWEKVLMSFVSETAVEEPSQEDINLYVMFEEEFGRPLSPFEGETLSMWLDQDQYNPIIIKTALREAVLSGKLNFRYIDRILFEWKKNGIKTVEQAQSYGKNIRKHQQKRSSTQEGEYKRTIPFYNWLEQQ